From a region of the Arachis ipaensis cultivar K30076 chromosome B09, Araip1.1, whole genome shotgun sequence genome:
- the LOC110267295 gene encoding uncharacterized protein LOC110267295, giving the protein MALWRSVMSLIYFAVIEWHQIDRVLPQFGGVQPRPNPALNIDFLMSKDGRGGDRWFPYHLQKWHLYWDDRAETVLRFDVVADPGPSHEFLEWWSQHGKRFLSPEMHLGDPRAVPIPIEASQRGAGRVPDMDRPEDVPDRRRVERRARVGTRQSQRDWRWLEHAMDHDDDAGPAGGRRRGQGGRRRGRVAADHPGRDPDDDQHGPVGGDGAGAVAVAGVSTHDCGHGGEWYGSGMGDGADPGDAGLRSGPLGDYFVGVPAHDQPQQEGTPWVIPGSQWSDFLASDTLDADFGVSSF; this is encoded by the coding sequence atggCGTTGTGGCGGTCTGTGATGTCGCTGATCTACTTTGccgtcatagagtggcatcagatagaTAGGGTGCTTCCGCAGTTCGGAGGGGTGCAGCCTCGTCCGAatcccgccctgaacatcgactttctgatgtcgaagGATGGCAGAGGTGGTGATCGATGGTTCCCGTACCATTTGCAGAAGTGGCATCTCTATTGGGACGACCGTGCGGAGACCGTGCTGAGGTTCGATGTTGTTGCCGACCCTGGACCATCGCATGAGTTCCTCGAGTGGTGGAGTCAGCATGGAAAGAGGTTCCTGTCTCCGGAGATGCACTTGGGGGATCCGAGGGCGGTTCCTATTCCAATTGAGGCCTCACAGCGGGGTGCTGGGCGAGTTCCTGACATGGATCGACCTGAGGACGTGCCGGACAGGCGGCGGGTTGAGAGGAGAGCTCGTGTCGGGACACGACAGAGCCAGCGTGACTGGAGGTGGCTTGAGCATGCTATGGACCATGATGACGATGCGGGTCCCGCTGGAGGTAGACGACGAGGCCAGGGAGGGAGACGGAGAGGGCGTGTTGCGGCGGACCACCCTGGTCGTGACCCTGACGACGATCAGCATGGGCCCGTGGGCGGGGATGGTGCAGGGGCTGTAGCAGTTGCTGGTGTTAGTACCCACGATTGCGGACATGGAGGTGAGTGGTATGGGTCAGGTATGGGTGACGGGGCTGACCCTGGGGACGCTGGACTCAGGTCGGGGCCTCTTGGAGATTACTTCGTTGGTGTACCCGCCCATGACCAGCCTCAGCAGGAGGGTACCCCATGGGTTATTCCGGGATCACAGTGGTCAGACTTCCTTGCCTCAGATACGCTAGATGCGGACTTCGGGGTCAGCAGTTTCTAG